In Carnobacteriaceae bacterium zg-84, the genomic window TTCTAAATCATATACAAAACTAAAATTATTTGGTTTTTCTACTAATTCAACAACTTTATGTGCAAGTTCGATACCACCTTTTCCTCCTGCACCCCACACATCAGATAATACCACATCAACACCTCGTGTTTGACACGCTTTGTGAACAGCATCTAATTCCTCTTGTGTATCTGTAGGGAATTTATTGATAGCAACAACAACTGGCAACCCATAAACATTTTGTATATTATCTAAATGTTTGTCTAAGTTTGTTAAACCGGATAAAACAGCAGCAACATTTTCCGTTCCTAACTCTGCTTTTGCCACACCTCCATGCATTTTTAATGCACGCACAGTTGCAACTAAAACAACAGCATCTGGTTTTAAATTAGCCATACGACATTTAATATCAATAAATTTTTCAGCACCTAAATCAGCTCCGAAACCTGCTTCGGTAACCGTATAATCAGCATACTTCATTGCTAATTTTGTTGCCAATACACTATTACAACCATGTGCAATATTTGCAAAGGGACCTCCGTGAATGAATGCAGGTGTATGCTCTAATGTTTGCACTAAGTTTGGATGAATAGCGTCTTTTAATAAGGCCGTTAATGCTCCTTCTGCTTTTAAGTCACCCGCTGTAATAGGCTCTCCTGAGTAACTATACCCAACAATAATTTTACGTAATCTATCTTTCAAATCAGTAATACCACTTGCTAAACATAGAATTGCCATAATTTCCGAAGCAACGGTAATATCATATCCATCTTCTCTAGGAACACCGTTCACTTTCCCTTGTAATCCATTCACAATATGGCGTAATTGACGATCATTCATGTCTACAACACGTTTCCAAGTGATGCGACGTGAATCAATCCCTAATGTGTTCCCATGATGAATATGGTTATCTAATAGCGCTGCTAATAAATTATTTGCTGCACCAATCGCATGGAAATCACCTGTAAAGTGTAAGTTTATATCCTCCATTGGTACAACTTGTGCGTAGCCACCACCAGCTGCTCCACCTTTCACACCAAAAACAGGACCTAAAGACGGTTCACGCAATGCAATCATTGCATTTTTTCCGATATATGAT contains:
- a CDS encoding formate--tetrahydrofolate ligase; its protein translation is MAYLTDIEIANQVEMEPIEEVAKRVGIDKDNLSLYGKYKAKVDVNQLTALKEHKDGKLILVTAITPTPAGEGKTTTSVGLADALSYIGKNAMIALREPSLGPVFGVKGGAAGGGYAQVVPMEDINLHFTGDFHAIGAANNLLAALLDNHIHHGNTLGIDSRRITWKRVVDMNDRQLRHIVNGLQGKVNGVPREDGYDITVASEIMAILCLASGITDLKDRLRKIIVGYSYSGEPITAGDLKAEGALTALLKDAIHPNLVQTLEHTPAFIHGGPFANIAHGCNSVLATKLAMKYADYTVTEAGFGADLGAEKFIDIKCRMANLKPDAVVLVATVRALKMHGGVAKAELGTENVAAVLSGLTNLDKHLDNIQNVYGLPVVVAINKFPTDTQEELDAVHKACQTRGVDVVLSDVWGAGGKGGIELAHKVVELVEKPNNFSFVYDLEDSIEEKLNKIVQKVYGGKGVELTPAAKKELQELEKLGFGEYPICMAKTQYSFSDDATLLGAPKDFTVTIRNLKVSAGAGFIVALTGAVMTMPGLPKSPAAERIDVDEKGNITGLF